In the Acidimicrobiia bacterium genome, one interval contains:
- a CDS encoding universal stress protein codes for MHILIATAGALPPAAVVELVAGLWSPGSTITVMTSIEVPRSFLEELDTEEWRPFSDAVMSPESERQVARYVEERGRRLVEPILAGLDAAGLAAQPLFVDSSAPARAIIETATERESDLIIMGATRPIFTEDVWQSVAVKVMQASSIPVVMVPGLSRTADDTTDAERSG; via the coding sequence GTGCACATTCTCATCGCAACTGCGGGGGCGCTTCCTCCGGCAGCAGTCGTAGAGCTCGTTGCCGGGTTGTGGTCTCCGGGCAGCACCATCACGGTCATGACCAGCATCGAAGTGCCGCGTTCATTTCTCGAGGAACTTGATACCGAGGAGTGGCGACCGTTCTCTGACGCCGTGATGAGTCCGGAATCGGAGCGTCAAGTTGCCCGGTATGTCGAGGAGCGTGGTCGGCGCCTCGTCGAACCTATTCTGGCCGGTCTCGACGCGGCAGGATTGGCTGCTCAACCGTTATTCGTCGATTCGAGTGCGCCTGCCAGGGCCATCATCGAGACAGCTACCGAGCGAGAATCCGATCTGATCATCATGGGGGCGACCCGGCCGATCTTTACCGAGGATGTTTGGCAGAGTGTCGCCGTGAAGGTCATGCAGGCATCATCTATTCCGGTGGTGATGGTGCCGGGCTTGTCGAGGACCGCTGACGATACCACCGACGCCGAGCGGTCAGGGTGA
- a CDS encoding SDR family oxidoreductase has product MDARVDDKVAIVTGGSRGIGLATAVELINSGARGVVITSRKADNVAEAVEEIAGRTGRREAIYGIVAAADDAERAREAVAETIAHFGACDILVNNAGTNPAPGNLADVDLGAMDKTWSVNQRGPILWAAQVWKQWMGEHGGSIVNVASVGGILPAPVIGAYNVAKAALIHTTRQLALEMAPTVTVNAVAPAVVKTRISRMLWESNEEAAAATHPLKRLGVPEDVANAIVFLCSDKATWITGVILPVDGGVTGAGGILG; this is encoded by the coding sequence ATGGACGCACGGGTAGATGACAAGGTAGCGATTGTTACGGGTGGTTCGCGAGGAATCGGACTTGCCACGGCTGTAGAGCTCATCAACTCGGGGGCCAGGGGAGTTGTCATCACATCTCGCAAGGCAGACAACGTTGCCGAAGCGGTCGAGGAGATAGCCGGACGTACGGGCCGCCGCGAGGCCATCTACGGGATTGTAGCTGCCGCAGACGACGCCGAACGCGCCAGGGAAGCCGTTGCCGAGACGATCGCCCACTTCGGCGCGTGCGACATTCTCGTCAACAACGCCGGCACCAATCCGGCTCCCGGAAACCTGGCGGACGTCGATCTTGGAGCGATGGACAAGACCTGGTCGGTGAACCAGCGCGGCCCCATTTTGTGGGCGGCGCAAGTGTGGAAGCAGTGGATGGGTGAGCACGGCGGGTCGATCGTCAACGTTGCGTCGGTAGGGGGGATCCTGCCAGCCCCGGTAATCGGTGCCTATAACGTTGCCAAAGCAGCGCTCATTCACACGACCCGGCAACTGGCCCTGGAGATGGCTCCCACCGTGACGGTGAACGCAGTTGCCCCGGCGGTCGTCAAAACCCGCATTTCGCGAATGTTGTGGGAGTCCAACGAAGAGGCGGCGGCTGCGACCCATCCGCTTAAGCGACTTGGTGTCCCCGAGGATGTCGCCAATGCCATTGTCTTTCTGTGTTCCGACAAAGCGACCTGGATCACCGGGGTGATTCTTCCCGTTGATGGCGGCGTGACCGGAGCCGGAGGCATACTTGGTTAG
- a CDS encoding DUF427 domain-containing protein: MSAGWLKVDPATTFPVIRNRSYDRTVKRIKPLPGQESVWDYPRPPSIVGDSRRIIVEYNREVVADSITAVKVLETSHPPVFYIPGSDIDLAYLYPTTSTSWCEFKGRADYWTVAVGDREAIDAVWGYPTPVEAYAELAGRFAFYPSKMDRCTVDGIVVESQQGDFYGGWVTPEVVGPFKGAPGTRGW, from the coding sequence ATGTCGGCTGGGTGGCTGAAGGTCGACCCGGCTACGACGTTTCCGGTAATTCGTAACCGGTCCTACGATCGAACCGTGAAACGAATCAAGCCACTACCCGGTCAGGAGTCTGTCTGGGACTACCCCCGTCCGCCCTCCATCGTCGGCGACTCGCGGCGAATCATCGTCGAATACAACCGCGAAGTAGTCGCCGACTCGATCACAGCCGTGAAGGTGCTCGAAACATCGCATCCGCCGGTTTTCTATATCCCCGGGTCTGACATTGATCTGGCCTATCTGTATCCGACCACATCTACCTCGTGGTGCGAGTTCAAGGGTCGGGCCGACTACTGGACCGTGGCGGTTGGCGACCGGGAAGCCATCGATGCGGTCTGGGGATACCCGACACCCGTCGAGGCGTACGCCGAACTCGCAGGCCGGTTTGCGTTCTATCCATCCAAAATGGACCGGTGCACGGTCGATGGCATCGTGGTCGAGAGCCAGCAGGGTGACTTCTACGGTGGCTGGGTGACCCCGGAGGTCGTCGGCCCATTCAAAGGAGCACCTGGCACGCGCGGCTGGTAG
- a CDS encoding flavin reductase — MAAAELINRITWKIPNALALVGSRSGDEWNAMTTSWVTQVSMKPVLIAVGVDKTAVTHRLISEGGSFSVNLWSADDTTPFRKFSKPAVKDGMTLNGWAIREAPSGAPIFVEAIAWMDCTVRQAVDCGTHTLFLGELLDCELLDDDARPASMADTRMKYGGVPRGGHEVE, encoded by the coding sequence ATGGCGGCGGCCGAGCTCATCAATCGGATCACCTGGAAGATCCCCAATGCCCTGGCATTGGTTGGTTCACGTTCGGGCGATGAGTGGAACGCCATGACGACGTCGTGGGTCACGCAGGTGTCCATGAAGCCAGTCCTCATCGCGGTGGGAGTCGACAAAACGGCCGTCACGCACCGTTTGATCTCGGAGGGCGGGTCGTTCTCGGTCAATCTGTGGTCGGCAGACGACACGACGCCTTTCCGCAAGTTTTCCAAACCAGCTGTCAAAGACGGGATGACGCTCAACGGGTGGGCGATCCGGGAGGCTCCGTCGGGTGCCCCGATTTTCGTGGAGGCCATCGCCTGGATGGACTGCACGGTGCGCCAGGCCGTCGATTGTGGGACCCACACGCTGTTCCTCGGGGAATTGCTCGATTGCGAACTCCTCGATGATGACGCCCGCCCCGCTTCGATGGCAGACACCCGGATGAAATATGGGGGCGTTCCTCGGGGCGGCCACGAAGTGGAGTGA